One region of Streptomyces capillispiralis genomic DNA includes:
- a CDS encoding sigma-70 family RNA polymerase sigma factor, translated as MTHEPVTAYELVDSLRPLLLAEAAAEAPGAGADPGDLEQAVWLRLLERLDGGGPPSDPPGWLRRAVRAEARRSRRAARRESGPAGEPADDGRHDPERLALAAAHRRALRDAVRRLPGRCPELMAALLSPRDPTYREIAGELGISQGSLGPERSRCLGCLRRLLTREVAAH; from the coding sequence ATGACACACGAGCCGGTCACGGCGTACGAGCTGGTCGACTCCCTCCGTCCGCTGCTGCTCGCGGAGGCCGCGGCCGAGGCGCCCGGCGCGGGCGCCGACCCGGGCGACCTGGAACAGGCGGTCTGGCTCCGCCTCCTGGAGCGCCTCGACGGCGGCGGCCCGCCGTCCGACCCGCCGGGCTGGCTGCGCCGGGCCGTTCGCGCGGAGGCCCGCCGCAGCCGCCGTGCCGCGCGCCGTGAGAGCGGACCGGCCGGCGAACCCGCCGACGACGGCCGCCACGACCCCGAACGTCTCGCGCTCGCCGCCGCCCACCGGCGCGCCCTGCGGGACGCCGTGCGGCGGCTGCCCGGCCGCTGCCCGGAGCTGATGGCGGCGCTGCTGTCCCCGCGTGACCCGACATACCGGGAAATCGCGGGGGAGTTGGGTATCTCACAGGGCAGTCTCGGCCCGGAACGTTCCAGATGCCTGGGATGTCTGCGTCGTTTGCTCACACGGGAGGTTGCGGCGCACTGA